A window of the Ostrea edulis chromosome 1, xbOstEdul1.1, whole genome shotgun sequence genome harbors these coding sequences:
- the LOC125664666 gene encoding uncharacterized protein LOC125664666 has product LYSIFFLGMQCETDPLLTENESLKQQVKELQKEVNRHKWSFQKIANDDKTRFYTGLPSFAVFMWLFNFLRPKAEKMKYWSGPSTDKSSDRKRASAGSLDLIDQLFAVLIRLRIRLLTSDIAERFQISEGTFSKYFSTWICLPWQELKCLNPFPSRDIIQRTMPSLFKTKYPSARVIIACTEILIQKPSSPDNQSLTFSNYKHHTTAKFLIGISPSGVITFVSDGWPGKTSERELAISSGLIELLEENDSVMADKGFTIRDVLNKKKCKLNIPPYRGSAQQFSTDEVFETQEIASLRIHVERSIGRVLKNHIFDGVMPLTLKPLLTKMFQVACWLTNFDVHFSNFIWSEYQYSVSIIIII; this is encoded by the exons ctgtattcaatttttttcttagGTATGCAGTGTGAAACAGACCCTTTGCTGACAGAAAATGAATCATTGAAGCAACAGGTGAAAGAGCTCCAGAAAGAGGTGAACAGGCATAAATGGAGTTTCCAGAAAATTGCGAATGATGACAAGACCCGCTTTTATACTGGACTTCCTTCATTTGCTGTGTTCATGTGGCTTTTCAA TTTTCTACGACCAAAGGCAGAGAAAATGAAGTATTGGTCAGGACCAAGCACAGATAAGTCTTCCGACCGCAAGCGAGCTTCAGCAGGTTCATTGGATTTGATTGATCAGCTGTTTGCAGTTCTCATTAGACTTAGGATTAGACTCTTGACCAGTGACATTGCTGAACGCTTTCAAATTTCAGAGGGTACTTTTTCGAAATATTTTTCCACCTGGATCTGTCTACCTTGGCAagaattaaaatgtttaaatcCTTTTCCATCTCGGGACATTATTCAAAGAACCATGCCATCTTTATTTAAAACCAAATATCCTTCAGCTCGAGTTATCATTGCTTGTACAGAAATTTTAATACAGAAACCATCCAGTCCTGACAACCAAAGTTtaactttttcaaattataagCATCATACCACTGCAAAATTTTTAATAGGTATTAGTCCATCTGGTGTCATAACATTTGTATCTGATGGCTGGCCTGGGAAAACATCTGAAAGAGAACTTGCAATATCATCAGGTTTAATTGAGTTGTTAGAGGAGAATGATAGTGTTATGGCTGATAAAGGTTTTACCATTAGGGATGTGTTGAATAAAAAGAAATGTAAGTTAAATATTCCACCATATAGAGGAAGTGCACAACAGTTCTCTACTGATGAAGTTTTTGAAACCCAAGAAATTGCTTCTTTGAGAATTCATGTTGAGAGAAGCATAGgcagagttttaaaaaatcatatttttgatGGTGTTATGCCACTTACACTTAAGCCTCTTTTGACCAAAATGTTTCAAGTTGCTTGTTGGCTAACAAATTTTGAtgttcatttttcaaattttatttggaGTGAATACCAGTACAGTGTATCTATAATTATAATcatttaa